A region from the Acidiferrobacter sp. SPIII_3 genome encodes:
- a CDS encoding ABC transporter ATP-binding protein, with product MSAPALSVSHVSKEFTLYHNRAMALKTRFLGLFHADKRQQRERFQALTDVSFDVGQGQSLGLLGHNGSGKSTLLQVIANILTPTSGHVIARGRVAPLIQLGVGFNPELTGYENVFLNASLYGFRNREVRKRLEAIVEFAELSRFIDSPLKHYSSGMQMRLGFAVAVHLEPDIVLADEILSVGDQAFQEKCLAKISELRRGGMTLLLVSHSPDQVNKFCDYYVRLDKGRVVDEGRITHKDVKPAATANVRLVHPPETRGK from the coding sequence ATGAGCGCACCGGCCCTTTCCGTAAGCCACGTCTCCAAGGAGTTCACGCTCTATCACAATCGCGCCATGGCGTTGAAGACCCGCTTTCTCGGGCTCTTCCATGCCGACAAGCGCCAGCAGCGGGAACGGTTTCAGGCCCTGACGGATGTCAGCTTCGATGTCGGACAAGGTCAGAGCCTCGGGCTTTTGGGACACAACGGCTCGGGGAAGAGCACGCTCCTCCAGGTGATCGCGAACATCCTGACGCCCACATCGGGGCATGTCATCGCGCGCGGGCGCGTGGCGCCTCTGATCCAGCTGGGGGTGGGATTCAACCCGGAGCTCACGGGTTATGAGAACGTCTTTCTGAACGCGAGCCTCTACGGCTTTCGGAACCGCGAGGTCCGCAAGCGTCTCGAGGCCATCGTCGAGTTCGCCGAACTCTCCCGGTTTATCGACTCCCCGCTCAAGCATTACTCCTCGGGGATGCAGATGCGCCTGGGCTTCGCGGTCGCGGTGCATCTGGAGCCGGACATTGTGCTGGCCGACGAGATCCTCTCCGTCGGCGACCAGGCCTTTCAGGAGAAATGTCTGGCGAAGATCAGCGAGCTACGCCGGGGCGGCATGACCCTGCTGCTCGTCTCCCATAGCCCCGACCAGGTGAACAAATTCTGCGACTACTATGTCCGTCTGGACAAGGGTCGGGTGGTCGATGAGGGGCGCATAACGCACAAGGACGTAAAGCCCGCGGCCACCGCGAACGTGCGTCTGGTTCACCCCCCCGAGACGCGAGGGAAATAG
- a CDS encoding ABC transporter permease: protein MLNQLAAHARRLWVYRDMVYNLIRKDFRVRYQGAALGFAWSLGNPLALIILYDVIFTHVFRSNIKDYVLYIFIGVVSYNLFSQAVLQGCESLTGASSFLQKIYFPRILVPTANVLFSLVLSIAAFLVLFAVFPLIGGVYHWDMLLYPFALALFIIFSWGIALVFSVLHVEFRDLKHLIEILLMFLFWVTPITFDVSMIHSHLFRDIIALNPLTYFFTAFHDLLYSGRIPSPSTWGLMAVFATMTATAGMSLFRAKAAQLIELL from the coding sequence GTGTTGAATCAACTCGCTGCCCATGCTCGCCGGTTGTGGGTATACCGCGACATGGTCTACAACCTCATCCGTAAGGACTTCCGGGTGCGTTACCAGGGCGCGGCCTTGGGGTTTGCCTGGTCGCTCGGCAATCCGCTTGCCCTGATTATCCTCTATGATGTGATCTTTACGCATGTATTCCGGTCCAACATCAAGGATTATGTGCTGTACATTTTTATCGGGGTGGTGAGCTATAACCTCTTTAGCCAGGCGGTCCTGCAGGGCTGCGAGAGCCTAACAGGGGCGTCAAGTTTCCTGCAGAAGATCTATTTCCCGCGGATTTTGGTGCCCACCGCCAATGTCCTCTTTAGTCTGGTGTTGTCGATTGCGGCGTTCCTGGTCCTGTTCGCAGTGTTCCCCCTGATCGGGGGTGTGTATCACTGGGACATGCTGCTCTATCCCTTCGCGCTGGCCCTGTTCATTATCTTTAGCTGGGGTATCGCGCTCGTGTTCTCGGTGCTGCACGTCGAATTCCGCGACCTGAAGCATCTGATCGAGATTCTGCTGATGTTCCTCTTCTGGGTCACCCCCATCACCTTCGATGTCAGCATGATCCACTCCCACCTCTTCCGGGACATCATTGCCTTGAACCCGCTGACCTATTTCTTCACGGCCTTTCATGACCTGCTCTACAGTGGCCGCATACCCTCGCCGTCGACGTGGGGCCTGATGGCGGTGTTCGCGACCATGACCGCCACCGCGGGCATGTCGCTGTTCCGGGCCAAGGCCGCCCAACTGATCGAGCTCCTCTAG